Proteins found in one Sporosarcina sp. FSL K6-3457 genomic segment:
- a CDS encoding IS1182 family transposase has translation MISNQETLNLSPYMAIYDIVVPKDNQLRQINDLVDFSFVYDELKNKYCLDNGRNAVSPIRMFKYLLLKSIFDLSDIDVVERSKYDMSFKYFLDMAPEDPVIDPSSLTKFRRLRLQDVGLLDLLIQKTVEIALDKKLITSKTIIVDATHTKSRYNQLSPKEFLTVNSKNVRKAVYKIDESMKEKFPAKPISNEVKDELAYCKEVIVVIEKEAHLINIPAVREKLNVLKEVVEDYTEQLEYSADPDARVGHKTEDSSFFGYKTHIAISDERLITAAIVTTGEQSDGKYLQELIEKSQETGMEIETVIGDTAYSEKDNIRYAKKNELELVSKLNPQITHGARAKEDEFEFNKDAGMYVCKAGHMAIRKARIGKKNVGKNQSQTYYFDINKCKTCPLREGCYRDGAKSKTYSVTIKSTEHKDQEAFQNSEKFKEKAKSRYKIEAKNSELKHRHGYDVATSAGLFGMQIQGAMAIFAVNLKRIRTLMKESE, from the coding sequence ATGATTTCAAACCAAGAAACGTTAAACCTCAGCCCATATATGGCGATTTACGATATCGTAGTGCCCAAAGATAATCAGCTCCGTCAAATCAATGACCTTGTTGACTTTTCTTTCGTATACGATGAATTAAAAAATAAATATTGTCTCGATAACGGCCGCAATGCAGTGTCGCCGATTCGGATGTTCAAATATTTATTGCTTAAATCAATCTTTGACCTATCTGATATTGATGTCGTAGAACGTTCTAAATACGATATGTCGTTTAAATATTTTCTTGATATGGCACCAGAAGATCCGGTGATTGACCCTAGTTCCTTAACGAAGTTCCGCAGACTTCGTCTTCAGGATGTAGGCTTATTAGATTTGCTGATTCAAAAGACGGTAGAAATCGCATTGGACAAGAAATTAATCACTAGTAAAACCATCATCGTGGACGCTACACATACTAAATCACGTTATAATCAACTGTCACCGAAAGAGTTTTTGACGGTCAATTCGAAAAATGTACGTAAAGCCGTCTATAAAATCGATGAATCTATGAAAGAGAAATTCCCAGCTAAACCAATTTCTAACGAAGTGAAAGATGAATTGGCTTATTGTAAAGAAGTCATTGTAGTGATTGAAAAAGAAGCCCATCTTATCAATATTCCAGCGGTCAGAGAGAAGTTAAATGTATTGAAGGAAGTTGTAGAAGACTACACGGAACAGCTTGAGTATTCGGCGGATCCAGATGCGCGTGTTGGTCATAAAACAGAAGATTCCTCTTTCTTTGGCTATAAAACGCATATTGCGATAAGTGACGAACGACTGATTACGGCTGCGATTGTGACAACTGGTGAACAAAGTGATGGGAAATATCTACAAGAGTTAATTGAGAAAAGCCAAGAAACCGGTATGGAAATTGAAACGGTGATTGGGGATACCGCGTACTCTGAAAAAGATAATATTCGTTATGCGAAGAAAAATGAGCTTGAACTCGTATCGAAATTAAATCCCCAAATCACGCATGGTGCACGCGCAAAAGAAGATGAATTTGAGTTTAATAAAGATGCAGGAATGTATGTGTGTAAAGCTGGTCATATGGCGATTCGGAAAGCGCGTATAGGAAAGAAGAATGTAGGGAAAAATCAAAGTCAAACCTATTATTTTGATATCAATAAATGTAAAACTTGTCCGCTTCGCGAAGGTTGTTATAGGGATGGCGCGAAAAGTAAAACCTATTCTGTTACGATTAAATCGACTGAACATAAAGATCAAGAAGCGTTCCAAAACAGCGAAAAATTTAAAGAGAAGGCAAAGTCTCGCTATAAAATTGAAGCGAAGAATAGTGAATTGAAACATAGACACGGGTATGATGTAGCCACATCCGCGGGTCTATTTGGTATGCAGATACAAGGAGCGATGGCTATATTTGCGGTCAACCTCAAACGGATTAGGACGCTAATGAAGGAATCAGAGTAA
- a CDS encoding GGDEF domain-containing protein, with amino-acid sequence MNKHFRFQLTMILIAFSLVLSLLIAWFDYSKLKDRVLIGHETKIEMAESKILDSLTTIDSVYSLLDHQMADEMESYSHELLAKYEKEPNFDKWDFKELKKRFGMEVFIINEDNKIINSSMSKDIGLDFEKCCTGLAKLLTKRRLGTDFSHDGMDLQQRTGEMKKFSYMPTPDHKYIVELSVALEDKEIYQEFNFMKTIAILEEKYDEINSIRVYNSAGRQLGVTEVRKVLPSMRSVIRETLSTIEPQERSDGDITYRYIPYVADDPRGLSTKRVIEIVYNNGELSGLLGSYRNEFILQLFLILVAAVGLSFIIARLVAKPIYLAFHDSLTGLKNRAAFDEEIKKILAKKQGNVALMMIDIDNFKTVNDSLGHGEGDRILQLVATMIQEVAGPNHVVARVGGDEFVIILSKIKERELKQLAAKMVNQLKEVLLAQHQLENMDVSISIGIAYATMHDEADTLYNKADHALYKSKENGKNQYNFYTLA; translated from the coding sequence GTGAACAAACATTTTAGATTTCAACTGACGATGATTCTCATTGCCTTTTCCTTAGTGCTCTCCTTGCTAATTGCTTGGTTTGATTATAGCAAGCTAAAAGATCGCGTGTTGATAGGACATGAAACGAAGATTGAGATGGCGGAGAGTAAAATTCTTGACTCGCTGACTACGATTGATAGCGTTTATAGTCTGTTGGATCATCAAATGGCTGATGAAATGGAGAGCTATTCGCATGAACTCCTTGCGAAGTATGAAAAGGAACCTAATTTTGATAAATGGGATTTCAAAGAACTGAAAAAACGCTTTGGCATGGAAGTTTTTATTATTAATGAAGACAATAAGATTATTAATAGTAGTATGAGCAAAGATATTGGGCTGGATTTTGAAAAATGTTGTACAGGTCTTGCAAAGCTTTTAACTAAAAGAAGGCTTGGTACCGATTTTTCACATGATGGAATGGATTTGCAGCAAAGAACGGGTGAAATGAAAAAGTTTAGCTATATGCCAACTCCGGATCATAAATACATTGTTGAGTTAAGCGTAGCACTTGAAGACAAAGAAATTTATCAAGAATTTAATTTTATGAAAACGATTGCTATTTTGGAAGAGAAGTATGATGAAATTAACTCTATACGTGTCTATAATTCGGCTGGACGTCAGCTTGGAGTTACGGAAGTGAGAAAAGTATTGCCTTCCATGCGCTCCGTCATTCGGGAGACATTGAGTACTATAGAGCCACAAGAACGTAGTGATGGGGATATTACATATCGTTACATTCCTTACGTTGCGGATGATCCCCGTGGCTTATCGACAAAACGGGTCATTGAAATTGTCTATAATAACGGTGAATTGTCAGGATTACTAGGTAGCTATCGTAATGAATTTATCCTTCAATTATTTTTAATATTAGTTGCGGCAGTAGGACTTTCCTTTATCATTGCACGTCTTGTTGCCAAACCTATCTATCTTGCGTTTCATGATAGTTTGACTGGCTTAAAAAATAGGGCAGCATTTGATGAGGAAATCAAAAAAATATTAGCAAAAAAACAGGGTAATGTAGCACTTATGATGATTGACATTGATAACTTTAAAACAGTGAATGATTCGCTTGGGCATGGAGAAGGGGATCGAATTTTACAGTTGGTAGCGACAATGATTCAAGAGGTTGCAGGGCCGAATCATGTAGTTGCTAGGGTCGGTGGCGATGAATTTGTCATCATATTATCCAAAATAAAAGAGCGTGAGTTGAAACAGCTTGCAGCAAAAATGGTAAACCAACTTAAAGAGGTGCTACTGGCGCAGCACCAACTTGAGAATATGGATGTGTCAATTAGTATTGGTATCGCTTATGCAACGATGCACGACGAGGCAGATACACTGTATAATAAAGCTGACCATGCGTTATATAAATCCAAAGAGAATGGTAAAAATCAATATAATTTTTATACACTGGCATGA
- a CDS encoding M3 family oligoendopeptidase — translation MLKFEDYSYTKPDMATLKKEFEVLLQEFRTASSYEQQNEVMEKINAIGRNYSTQSNLVYIRSSIDTNDAFYQAERDYFDEIGPEYQELETAYYKELVVTPFRAQLEEQWGSQLFALADNAIKSFAPEIVELLQKENKLASDYSKLVASAQITFDGKTLTLAQMGPYAESTDRAIRKSALEATQKFYADNGEQFDTIYDKLVTLRHQIATTLGYKNYVELGYVRMNRIDYDADMVKKFRDQVRDFIVPLASRLYERQAERIGVDTLKYHDQSLNFLTGNATPQGPPEWIIDNGKKMYAELSPETDTFFKFMTDRNLLDVEAKKGKEAGGYCTFIDDYDSPFIFSNFNGTSGDIDVLTHEAGHAFQVYSSRNIGIPEYMWPTYEGAEIHSMSMEFFTWPWMELFFKEQTDKYKFSHLSDALLFLPYGVAVDEFQHVIYENPQMTPAERKAAWKKIEQIYLPMRDYDGIEYLESGAVWQRQGHIYESPFYYIDYTLAQICAFQFWKRSREDHEAAWKDYLHLCTLGGSKSFTKLVAEANLISPFEDGCVESVIGTIESWLDSVDDKAL, via the coding sequence ATGTTAAAGTTCGAAGACTATTCATACACAAAACCTGATATGGCAACATTAAAAAAAGAGTTCGAAGTGCTACTTCAGGAATTCCGCACCGCAAGCTCTTATGAACAGCAAAACGAGGTAATGGAAAAGATTAATGCTATCGGTCGCAACTACTCTACACAATCTAATCTTGTCTACATCCGCTCCTCTATCGATACAAATGATGCATTCTATCAAGCGGAACGAGATTATTTCGATGAAATTGGACCTGAGTACCAGGAACTTGAAACCGCTTACTACAAGGAACTCGTGGTGACTCCTTTTAGAGCACAATTAGAAGAACAATGGGGCAGCCAATTATTTGCACTTGCCGATAATGCTATTAAATCCTTTGCACCAGAGATTGTTGAATTGCTGCAAAAGGAAAACAAATTGGCATCTGACTATTCGAAACTTGTTGCATCTGCACAAATCACATTTGATGGTAAGACGCTAACGCTTGCCCAAATGGGACCTTATGCCGAATCGACAGACCGTGCTATTCGTAAATCTGCACTAGAAGCTACACAAAAATTTTATGCAGATAACGGAGAGCAATTCGATACCATCTACGACAAACTCGTTACACTTCGCCACCAAATTGCAACAACACTTGGTTATAAAAACTACGTAGAGCTTGGTTATGTTCGCATGAACCGCATTGATTATGATGCGGATATGGTGAAGAAATTCCGCGATCAAGTACGAGATTTCATCGTGCCACTTGCTAGCCGCCTCTACGAGCGTCAGGCAGAGCGGATTGGCGTCGATACGTTAAAATACCATGACCAGTCTCTTAATTTCTTAACAGGCAATGCAACACCACAAGGCCCTCCTGAATGGATCATTGACAACGGCAAAAAGATGTATGCCGAACTGTCTCCAGAAACAGATACATTTTTCAAGTTTATGACGGACAGAAATTTATTGGACGTTGAAGCGAAGAAAGGAAAAGAAGCAGGTGGTTATTGTACATTCATCGATGACTATGACTCACCGTTCATTTTCTCCAACTTCAATGGTACTTCTGGAGATATTGATGTACTGACGCATGAAGCAGGGCATGCGTTCCAGGTGTATTCAAGTCGTAATATCGGCATTCCAGAATATATGTGGCCGACCTACGAAGGGGCAGAAATCCATTCCATGAGCATGGAATTTTTCACATGGCCCTGGATGGAACTCTTTTTCAAAGAACAGACAGACAAATACAAATTTTCACATCTAAGTGATGCACTACTCTTTTTACCATACGGTGTTGCTGTGGATGAATTCCAGCATGTTATCTATGAAAATCCACAAATGACGCCAGCCGAGCGTAAAGCAGCTTGGAAAAAAATTGAGCAAATCTATTTACCAATGCGCGATTATGACGGCATCGAATACTTGGAATCCGGTGCCGTCTGGCAACGTCAAGGACATATTTACGAAAGCCCTTTTTATTATATTGATTATACGCTGGCACAAATTTGTGCGTTCCAATTTTGGAAACGTTCACGTGAAGACCACGAGGCGGCTTGGAAGGACTATTTACATTTATGTACCCTCGGCGGCTCGAAGTCATTTACGAAACTCGTTGCTGAAGCAAACTTGATTTCTCCATTTGAAGATGGCTGTGTGGAATCAGTCATTGGCACCATTGAATCATGGCTGGATTCAGTAGACGACAAGGCTTTATAA
- a CDS encoding DUF6509 family protein — MEINEHIVDQMLDPTGIIAGERYQFRLYLTLDEEDELYAEGGTGLRVIFAVDGDEERIASYHFFERATEKVLDFELEDDEKEIVLAFCKANRGE, encoded by the coding sequence ATGGAAATTAACGAACATATTGTTGATCAAATGCTTGATCCAACTGGAATTATTGCAGGGGAACGTTATCAATTTCGACTCTATCTAACATTAGACGAAGAAGATGAACTTTATGCTGAAGGCGGAACTGGCCTACGCGTCATTTTTGCAGTCGATGGAGATGAAGAGCGAATTGCATCGTATCACTTTTTTGAGCGTGCAACTGAAAAAGTTCTTGATTTTGAATTAGAGGATGACGAAAAAGAAATCGTCCTTGCATTTTGTAAAGCGAACAGAGGAGAATAA
- a CDS encoding NAD(P)/FAD-dependent oxidoreductase: MNNEIVDITIIGGGPTGLFSSFYAGMREMSVKIIDSLPQLGGQLIELYPDKYIYDVGGFPKVLAKDFVANLVTQAHYAKPEIILGETALSVTRDGDHFILQTDKGVHLTRTILLTAGIGAFQPRKIGLKEEVNFEGTTLHYGIKDLTIFKDQNVVVCGGGDSAVDWSLMLEDIAASVTLVHRRERFTAHETSVNQLMESKVVVKTSRAVKAIEGEAGAVSGVVLADKEGTEEHLAIDHLIVNYGNISSLGPLKEWGLEMDRNSILVNTRMETNIEGIYAAGDITNYDGKVKLIAVGLGEAPIAVNHAKSHIDPKARVQPLHSTSVFS, translated from the coding sequence ATGAACAACGAAATCGTCGATATTACAATCATCGGGGGAGGACCAACAGGGCTTTTCTCTTCGTTTTACGCGGGAATGCGAGAAATGTCTGTCAAGATTATTGACAGCTTGCCACAGCTTGGTGGTCAACTCATTGAATTATATCCCGATAAATATATATATGATGTTGGTGGATTCCCGAAAGTTCTTGCGAAGGATTTCGTTGCGAATCTAGTAACACAAGCACATTATGCCAAGCCAGAAATTATTTTAGGAGAGACAGCACTATCGGTCACACGAGATGGCGATCATTTCATCCTACAAACAGATAAAGGCGTGCATTTGACACGTACGATTTTGCTGACAGCGGGAATTGGAGCGTTCCAACCTCGGAAAATTGGTTTGAAGGAAGAAGTCAACTTTGAAGGAACGACCTTGCATTACGGCATTAAAGATTTAACAATTTTCAAAGATCAAAACGTTGTCGTTTGTGGCGGGGGAGACTCAGCAGTCGATTGGTCACTTATGCTCGAGGATATCGCAGCAAGCGTTACACTTGTTCACCGTCGTGAACGCTTCACAGCGCATGAAACGAGCGTCAATCAGCTAATGGAATCAAAAGTAGTTGTCAAAACTTCACGTGCTGTCAAAGCGATTGAGGGCGAAGCAGGGGCTGTGAGTGGCGTTGTCCTAGCTGATAAAGAAGGAACAGAGGAACACCTAGCTATTGATCATCTGATCGTTAACTACGGTAATATCTCATCACTTGGACCGTTGAAAGAATGGGGCCTTGAGATGGATCGCAACTCTATTTTGGTCAACACGCGTATGGAGACGAATATTGAAGGCATTTACGCAGCCGGTGATATTACGAACTATGATGGTAAGGTCAAGCTAATTGCTGTTGGACTAGGTGAGGCTCCGATTGCTGTCAACCATGCAAAATCGCATATCGATCCGAAAGCAAGAGTACAACCGCTGCATAGTACGAGCGTGTTTAGCTGA
- a CDS encoding DUF1648 domain-containing protein, with amino-acid sequence MTTTILLLILGFIVVMESAIPFLLKRTIAFGVTIPEGYTDNTVVASYKKMYSTIISSIGLLSLFVFAIWANSNTLTEEQIVLTGLAIQFGILFLGMALYLYFHAKITQLKRTNNWGTDLKQIRIVDLAIRTKDEMLPTSIYALPIVITIGLIAYTATQYGNMPDMIPTHWGPNGQPDAFSPKTPFSVIALLLIQLIMQGMLLGFNALIKRSGIKLNAAKSKSSQVQQLSFRKYSSWFLFMTTVLSTILMSFLHLSTIHDGIGNTALMLAMPLSFLLFILIGTAIYAFKVGQSGSRIDVAFEDEATLGVTDVDDDQYWKFGAIYVNKNDPSIFVEKRFGVGWTVNFGQPLGYVILFGPLVLILVITFLL; translated from the coding sequence ATGACGACTACCATTTTGCTACTTATTTTAGGCTTCATTGTCGTTATGGAGTCCGCCATTCCATTTTTGCTTAAACGGACGATTGCTTTCGGTGTTACTATTCCGGAAGGCTATACGGATAATACTGTTGTTGCATCCTACAAAAAAATGTATTCAACCATCATCAGTAGCATCGGCCTCCTCTCACTCTTCGTTTTTGCCATTTGGGCAAACAGCAACACCCTTACCGAAGAACAAATTGTCTTAACAGGATTAGCGATTCAATTCGGCATCCTTTTTCTCGGCATGGCCCTGTATTTATATTTCCATGCAAAAATAACCCAGCTGAAACGCACTAATAACTGGGGGACTGACTTGAAGCAAATACGGATTGTCGACTTAGCCATCCGTACGAAAGATGAAATGCTTCCAACGTCTATCTATGCCTTACCAATAGTAATTACAATTGGTCTTATCGCCTATACCGCAACGCAATACGGCAATATGCCTGATATGATTCCGACGCACTGGGGACCCAATGGACAACCCGATGCTTTCAGCCCTAAAACGCCATTTTCTGTCATTGCCCTTCTACTTATTCAATTAATCATGCAAGGGATGTTACTTGGATTCAATGCGCTAATAAAACGGTCAGGCATTAAATTGAATGCCGCTAAAAGTAAAAGTTCCCAAGTTCAACAGCTATCCTTCCGAAAATATAGCAGTTGGTTTTTGTTCATGACAACTGTACTTTCGACAATTCTGATGAGTTTTCTACACTTATCAACGATTCACGATGGAATTGGTAACACTGCGCTTATGCTCGCTATGCCACTCAGTTTTCTATTATTTATCCTCATCGGGACAGCCATCTACGCCTTCAAAGTCGGCCAAAGTGGTTCACGCATAGATGTTGCATTTGAAGATGAAGCCACACTAGGTGTCACAGATGTTGACGATGACCAATACTGGAAGTTTGGCGCCATTTATGTCAATAAAAATGACCCATCCATTTTCGTCGAAAAAAGATTTGGTGTAGGTTGGACCGTCAACTTTGGACAGCCTCTTGGCTATGTCATCTTATTTGGTCCGTTAGTGCTCATTTTGGTCATTACTTTTCTATTGTAA
- a CDS encoding GntR family transcriptional regulator, giving the protein MFIQIEPSSDIPIYTQLANQLIELIARRELTGGDALPSVRSLAADLSMNMHTVNKAYHALEKKGIIEIVPKSGAIINSPVQDGIRSSHLERILEELKPILAEAIVLGMGKEDLVALASSIIEDIKGE; this is encoded by the coding sequence ATGTTTATTCAAATAGAGCCTTCTTCGGATATTCCGATTTATACACAATTGGCTAATCAGTTAATTGAACTGATTGCCCGTAGGGAGCTTACCGGCGGAGATGCCTTGCCTTCCGTACGCTCATTGGCGGCAGATTTAAGTATGAATATGCATACAGTTAACAAGGCCTATCATGCGTTAGAGAAGAAAGGCATCATTGAAATTGTCCCGAAATCGGGGGCGATTATTAATTCGCCTGTCCAAGATGGCATACGAAGCAGCCATCTCGAAAGAATTTTAGAGGAATTGAAACCGATACTTGCTGAAGCTATTGTGCTTGGAATGGGGAAGGAGGATCTTGTAGCACTTGCATCATCTATTATTGAAGACATCAAGGGGGAATAA
- a CDS encoding polysaccharide deacetylase family protein — translation MTKTHRKRRSTWIDITFSVAIITLTVAAIYLISLNNKDTAAAPPKIQAADPTPVVIDTIDSSYPGIKINTETSNDTYSPFAIQYPQSLHSTFNDAISTYISQAKQGYLTAIEKNRAIASDLKGELNISFETLSHHSGNYSFVIVNVSSIDGMNGSTEIRSFHLNPETGKIISIEDIFEFDLKRLETLSSLVRDYLYTDVALKDSLFHEEELHINTEPTWGNYTNFALTDESIIFYFDEHKLAAKAVGPPIVAIALEDVNDLLADEFKLKIQAPDQEQDDDQVIENSNDGATTEPPITNEKPDNDDLDSEGTTIPDAPENTGVKKVALTFDDGPDPKVTTQILETLEKYDAKATFFMLGSRVEYYPDIAKNVKDAGHELGSHTWNHPDLTKANVEKVRDEINRTSSIIETVTGTKATAFRPPYGAVNQMVRSQTDLPIVLWDVDTLDWKHRDPQQLLAKVMEKTKDGSIILMHDIHQATADGLDAVLAYLQSEGYVFVTVSEME, via the coding sequence ATGACAAAAACACATCGTAAGCGCCGTTCGACTTGGATTGACATTACATTTTCTGTAGCCATCATTACACTAACCGTAGCAGCCATTTATTTAATTTCACTAAACAATAAAGACACAGCTGCCGCACCCCCAAAAATACAAGCTGCTGACCCGACTCCTGTAGTAATCGATACAATCGACTCCAGCTATCCAGGCATCAAAATTAATACTGAGACTTCAAATGATACATACTCTCCATTCGCTATTCAGTATCCACAAAGTTTACATAGTACGTTCAATGACGCGATTTCCACTTATATTTCGCAGGCAAAACAAGGCTATTTAACTGCAATAGAGAAAAATAGAGCAATAGCCAGTGATTTAAAAGGTGAATTGAATATTTCTTTTGAAACGCTGTCCCACCACTCTGGTAATTATTCATTTGTTATTGTCAATGTTAGTTCTATCGACGGAATGAACGGCTCAACAGAAATCCGTTCCTTTCATTTAAATCCTGAAACCGGAAAAATTATTTCCATTGAAGATATCTTCGAATTTGATTTGAAACGACTAGAAACACTTTCTAGCTTAGTAAGAGATTATCTGTATACTGACGTTGCTTTAAAAGACTCTCTTTTCCATGAAGAAGAGCTCCATATAAACACAGAACCAACTTGGGGAAATTATACTAATTTCGCCCTAACGGATGAGTCTATTATCTTTTATTTCGATGAACACAAACTAGCCGCCAAAGCAGTTGGACCTCCAATTGTCGCGATTGCCCTTGAAGATGTCAACGACCTACTGGCGGATGAATTCAAGCTCAAAATCCAAGCGCCTGATCAAGAACAAGACGATGATCAAGTCATTGAAAACTCTAATGACGGTGCAACTACCGAACCACCTATTACTAATGAAAAGCCAGATAACGACGATCTAGATTCTGAGGGAACAACAATACCTGATGCTCCGGAGAATACTGGCGTAAAAAAAGTTGCACTGACCTTCGATGATGGACCCGACCCAAAGGTAACGACACAAATACTTGAGACATTAGAAAAATATGATGCAAAAGCAACATTCTTCATGCTTGGTAGCCGTGTTGAATACTATCCTGATATCGCAAAAAATGTAAAAGATGCAGGCCATGAACTGGGCAGCCATACATGGAATCACCCAGATTTGACAAAAGCAAATGTGGAAAAAGTGCGTGACGAGATTAATCGGACATCATCTATAATTGAAACGGTAACCGGAACGAAAGCAACAGCTTTCAGACCGCCTTACGGTGCGGTAAATCAAATGGTACGTAGCCAAACTGACTTACCTATCGTCCTGTGGGATGTCGATACACTCGATTGGAAACACCGAGATCCACAGCAACTGTTAGCGAAGGTAATGGAAAAGACGAAGGATGGCAGTATCATCCTCATGCACGATATCCACCAAGCAACAGCTGATGGCCTTGATGCTGTTCTTGCTTATTTACAAAGTGAAGGCTATGTTTTTGTGACAGTTTCAGAGATGGAATAA
- the trhO gene encoding oxygen-dependent tRNA uridine(34) hydroxylase TrhO: MEKSTYRVLLYYKYVPIEDPETFATEHLKACKEIGLKGRILVGTEGINGTCSGTIEQTDAYMDLLKKDERFADMVIKIDDTDRHAFKKMHVRAREEIVNLSLDEDINPNELTGKRLSPEEWFKQMQEEDTIIIDARNDYEFDLGHFRGAVRPDIENFRDLPEWIRDNKEQFEGKKILTYCTGGIRCEKFSGWLVREGFEDVSQLHGGIATYGKDPVAKGQLWDGQMYVFDERIAVPINQVEQVIVGRDHFDGTPCERYVNCANPECNAKIITSEENEHLYMRSCSDACRTHPRNRYFVEHNMTVEEYDERLEAIEKRRNATTVS, from the coding sequence TTGGAAAAAAGTACTTATCGGGTTCTTCTGTATTATAAATACGTACCTATCGAAGACCCAGAAACATTTGCAACTGAACATTTGAAGGCTTGTAAAGAAATTGGGCTAAAAGGTCGTATTTTAGTCGGTACTGAGGGCATCAATGGTACATGTTCTGGAACGATTGAACAGACGGACGCTTATATGGACCTACTGAAAAAGGATGAACGTTTTGCGGATATGGTTATCAAAATCGACGACACGGATCGACACGCCTTCAAGAAAATGCATGTACGCGCGCGTGAGGAAATTGTGAACCTGAGCCTTGATGAAGATATCAATCCGAATGAGCTGACAGGTAAACGCTTGAGCCCTGAAGAGTGGTTCAAACAAATGCAAGAGGAAGATACCATCATCATTGATGCACGCAATGATTATGAATTCGATTTAGGTCATTTCCGTGGCGCGGTTCGTCCGGATATTGAAAACTTCCGTGATTTACCGGAGTGGATTCGTGACAACAAAGAGCAGTTTGAGGGGAAGAAAATCCTGACATATTGCACGGGTGGTATTCGTTGTGAGAAATTCTCAGGATGGCTTGTACGTGAAGGCTTCGAGGATGTATCTCAATTACACGGCGGAATTGCAACATACGGTAAAGATCCTGTAGCAAAAGGTCAGCTCTGGGACGGACAAATGTACGTCTTTGATGAGCGTATTGCTGTTCCAATTAACCAAGTCGAGCAAGTCATTGTTGGACGTGATCATTTTGACGGGACGCCATGTGAACGTTACGTAAACTGTGCGAACCCAGAATGTAATGCGAAAATCATTACTTCTGAAGAAAATGAGCACTTATATATGCGCAGTTGTTCAGATGCATGCCGTACGCATCCACGTAATCGTTATTTCGTGGAGCATAATATGACGGTTGAAGAGTATGACGAACGTCTTGAAGCTATTGAAAAGCGTAGAAACGCAACGACAGTATCTTAA